Part of the Amycolatopsis sp. 195334CR genome is shown below.
GGCCACCCCGGGCACCATCCGCGGCGACTTCGCCCTGGAGGTCCAGTTCAACCTGGTGCACGGCTCCGACTCCGCCGAGTCCGCCGAGCGCGAGCTGAAGCTCTGGTTCCCCCACTGAGCCCAATGCTAGGAATGGGGCATTACTTGCGTTGATTGCAAGTAATGCCCCACTCATAGCGTTCGAGCCGGGCCGGGATGTTGAAGCCGACCAGCGCGGCCACCACGAGGGTCAGCGTCACGGCCAGCAGGGTGAGCGCGTTCCCGAGGCCCGCCCGTTCCGCGATCGCCGCGCCCGCCAGCGGTGCCACCGCCCCGCCCAGCGCGCCGACGTTGTAGGTGAAGCCCAGCCCGGCCGCCCGCACGCGGGTCGGGAAGTGGTCGGCGATGTACTTCGGCAGCAGCCCCGAGATGCCCTGGCTGGTGGCCTGCATGCCGAACAGCAGCACCCACAGCAGCACCACGTTGCCCGCCGGCAGCGCGAACACCGGGAACACGAACGCCAGCGACGCGAACAGCCCGAGCACGTAGGCCCGCCGCGTCCCGAGCCGGTCCCCGAGCATCCCGGCCAGGCACGAACCGGCCGCGTACCCCAGCCCCGCCCAGGTCAGCGCGGTCGCCACGGCGCTGGGGTGGTAGCCGAGCCCGGTCTTCAGGTACGTCGGCAGCAGCGACTGGATCGGCCACGAGTACAGGAACGCGCAGAACACCGTGGCGATCAGGGCCAGCACCACCGGCCACCGCCGCCCGGCCAGCTGCACGGTCAGCGCGACCAGGCCGAGCACGACCAGCACGAGCAGCGGCCAGCCGGTGGCGGTCCGGCTGAAGACCAGCACCAGCGCGGTGGTCAGCACCAGCGCGAGCAGCGCGTTCACCAGCCGCCGTCCCGGGGCGAACAACACCGACGAACCACCGCCGTCGGCCGCCCACTCGGGTGCCTCGGGCAGCGATCGCCGCAGGTAGAGGGTCAGCGCGATGGGTACCAGCCCGGCGTAGAACAGCCACCGCCACCCCGCGGCGGGCACGATCAGCTCGTAGCTCAGCGCGGCCAGCACGGTGCCGACCGGATAGGCCGAGAGCAGGAAGCCGGTGGCGCGGTTGCGCATGTGCTTCGGCCAGGTCTCCAGCACGTAGGTGGCGCTGGAGCCGTACTCCCCGGCCATGCCGATGCCGACCACCGCGCGGAAGGCGAACAGCGACCAGTAGTCCCAGGCGAACCCGCAGAGCCCGCTGCCCACCGAGAAGGCCAGGATGGCCAGGATCATCGCCGGCTTGCGGCCGTACCGGTCGGCGATCGCGCCGAGCACCAGCCCGCCCAGCCAGCGCGAGACGAAGGCCGCCGAGACGAGCGTGGCCGCCTGCGGCAGGCTCAGCCCGAACTCGGCGGCGATCTCGGTGAGCACCAGGGTGATCAGGATGAAGTCGAAGCCGTCGAGCAGGTAACCGAGCCAGGCGGCGAAGAACGCCCGGCGCTGGGCGCGTGCGACCGCCATTCCCGACCCCCATTAGACATAGGATGTCCTATCTCTGAGGTAAGGTAGTGCGACGGCGGGAGGAGGGCAAATGTCGGCGAACCAGCGGGCGCTGCGCGAGTCGGTCAAACGGCTGATCGTGGAGCGCGGCCTGCCACCGGGCGCGCTGCTGCCCACCGAAGTGGAGCTGATGCGCGAGCTGGACGTCGGCCGCAACCCGTTGCGCGAGGCGATGAAGGCGCTCGAAGCCCAGGGCATCGTGGACATCCGGCACGGGTACGGCACCTACGTCGGCGGGGTCTCGCTGTCCGGGCTGGAGGCGGGGCTCGCCTTCCGCGGCGCGCTGTCGGTGCGCGGCGACCTCACCGCCATCCGCGAGCTGCTCGAGGTCCGCGAGGTGCTCGAAGCCGGGCTGAGCGGCCGGGTGCTCGCCGCCGGGGACGCGGTCGACCTCGGGGTGCTGGAGTCCGCGGTCCAGACCATGGAGGACCGCGCGCGGGACGGCGAGTACGCGCCCGAGGCCGACTGGCTCTTCCACGAGACGCTCTACCGCCCGCTCGGCAACGACCTGGTGCTCGAACTGCTGCGGGTGTTCTGGCGGGTGTTCCGCTCGCTCGACGACGACCTGCCGCGGGGTGCGGAGGAGACGCCCGCGCTGGTGGCGAGCTGGCACCGGGACATCCTCGAAGCCTTGCGCGCACGGGACGAAGGCGCGTTGCACACCGCCGTCGAGGCGCACTTCCGCGGGATCAGGGCCAGGGTGTCCGGTTCGGTTGCGCGGTTCGGCTGACGTTCACCCGCCCGTCTTCCACTGGCGATTTCCATGCGCTGAGCTGAGGTCCAGACCTGACGACGGACTGGGGAGCGGCAAGTGGGCAAGTCTCGTTCTGGTGCGGTGCTGATGCTCGCCGGGTTGCTGGCGATGCCTCCGGTGGTGGCCGCCGCCGATCCGCTGGCCGCGCCGCTCGGCCCGGTGCCGGTCGAAGCGGCGCCGTCGGCCTCGTCGGCCGGGGAACCGGCCGTCCGCGCCGCCGCCGCGGTGCCCGACGACGGCCTGGTCACCGATTCGGCCACCAGCGAGGTGGCCCCGGGGCTCAGCCTCACCGAGTTCGACCGCTTCGACCCGCTCGGCTGGATCCGGGGCGACACGCTGGAGGTGGACCTCGCCACCGGTTCGCTGAGACCGGCGTACCTGAACCCGGGTTCGGTCGCCGCTCGCGCACCGCTGTCCGAGCAGCTCGCGGCCGCGGGCGCGGTCGCCGGGGTGAACGGCGACTTCTTCGACATCAACGCCACCGGTGCCCCGCTCGGGGTCGGCATCGGTGACGGGCAGCTGCACACCGCGCCGGCGAAGGGGCACAACCTCACCGCCGCGATCACCGCCGAGGGCAAGGCGCGGCTGGCGTCGGTGTTCCTCGACGCCACCATCACGCTGCCCGGCGGTCCGGTGGCGGCCACCAACTTCAACGGCGCGGTGCTGCCGTCGAACGGCATCGGCGTCTACACCCCGTTGTGGGGCAGCGCTTCCCGCAAGACCTCGGTGGCCGGCGCGGCCAAGGTGCTCGAGGTCGAGGTGCGGGACGGTGTGGTCAGCCAGCTGCGTCCGCAGCCCGTCGACGGCCCGATCGCGGCGGGCAGCACGCTCCTGCTCGCCCGGGACGCCGGGGTGGACGCGCTGGCCGGACTGGCCGTGGGCGACCCGGTTTCGGTCGCCTACGCCCCGCGCAGCGACGCCGGGGAGCTCGCGGTCGCGGTCGGCGGCAACAAGGTGCTGCTCGCCGACGGTCAGCTCCAGCCGGTGGACGCGGCGGTCATGCACCCGCGCACGGCGGTCGGCTTCTCCGCCGACGGCAGCCGGATGTGGTTGTCCACAGTGGATGGACGGCAGGCGGACAGCCGGGGGATGACCGAACTCGAACTGGCGCGGCACATGCAGTCGCTCGGCGCGGACGACGCGATCAACCTCGACGGCGGTGGTTCGTCCACGTTGCTCGCGCGGGAGCAGGGTGATGTGGCCGCCTCGGTGCGCAACTCCCCGTCCGACGGCGGTGAGCGGACCGTGCCGAACGGCCTCGGCTTCGCGACGGCGCCGGGCAGCGGCAAGCTGACCGGGTTCGCGCCGCACCCCGAGAAGGAGACCGAAAACGCCGACCGCGTGCTGCCGGGCCTGTCCCGCCGCCTGGTCGCCGGCGCACACGACGAGTCCGGGGCCGCGGTGCCGGTGAAGCCGATCTGGCGCAGTGCGCGGGGTGTGGTGCGGGACGGCGTTTTTGTTGCCACACCGGGGGAACGTGCCACGGTCGAGGTGGAGGCCAGCTATCGGGGGACGCGGGGCAGCACCGAGCTGACCGTGCTCGGCGAGCCCGTCCGGCTGGGTACCAGCACCGAGCAGGTCGCCCTGTCCGGAACCGGGGTGTCCGGTTCTTTCCAGGTCTACGGCTACGACGCCGACGGTTACGGCACCTGGCTCGAACCCGCCGACGTCCAGCTGGAGTTCGACCCGGCGGTGGTGAAGGTCGAGCCCAGCGGTGACCGGTTCGCGGTGACCGCGCTGGTGCCCGCCGGGGCGACCGTGGTGACCGCGAAGGCCGCCGGGCTGGTCACCCACTTCGTCATCTCGGTCGGCAGCGAGGCGCAGGCACTGTCGCCTCTGGACGGACCGGCCGGGTGGACCGCTTCGGTCCACCCCGCCGTGGTCGGCGCGGCGCTGAGCGAGGCTCCCGGCCGCGACGGTGGCCGCGGCCTGGCACTGGACTACCGCCTCACCGGCACCACCGCGACCCGCGCCGCCTACGTCAACGCGAGCACGCCGTACTCGCTGCCCGCCGGGACGCAGAAGGTGGGCATCTGGGTCAACGGCGACGGCAAGGGCGCCTGGCTGCGCGCCGAACTCCGGGACGCGTCGAACGTCGCGTCCATTGTGGATCTCACGCTGGCGGTGGACTGGACCGGCTGGCGCTACGTCGAGGGCAGTCTGCCCGCCGGGCTGCCGTCCGGTCAGCGCCTGACCCGGTTCTACGCCGTGGAGAACGTGCCGGACCAGCAGTACGAGGGCCGGCTGGTGTTCGACGACCTGACGCTGAAGGTGGCGCCGTCCGCCGAGGTGCCCGGCGATCCGGTCGAACGCGATCCCGCGGTGCTCACCGACGGTTCGCTCGGCGACGGCGGGCTCAAGGTGGCCGTGGTCAGCGACGCGCAGTTCACCGCGGACGCGCCCACCGGCCCGCTGGTCGCGCAGGCCCGCCGCACGCTGCGCGAGGCGGTGGCGGCGAAACCGGACGTGGTGGTGATCAACGGCGACTTCGTCGACCGCGGCCTGGCCGCCGACTTCGACCTGGCCCACCAGATCATCACCGAGGAACTGGACGGGCGAGTGCCGTGGTACTACGTGCCGGGCAACCACGAGGCCGACGGCGGCAAGGGGCTGACCGAGTTCCAAGCCGAATTCGGGGCGCCCCAACGGGTCGTCGACCTGAACGGGGTCCGCATGGTGCTGTTGGACTCCTCGCGCGGCAGCCTGCGTGCCGGTGGGTTCGACCAGGTGCGGATGCTGCGTGAAGCGCTCGACGGCGCCGAAGCCGACGGCGCGGTGCGCGGGGTCGTGGTGGCCATGCACCACCCGACGCGCGATCCGAGCCCGACCGGCAACTCGCAGCTGGCCGACGGCAAGGAGGCCGACCTCCTGCGGACCTGGCTGACCGCGTTCGAGGAGCGCTCCGGCAAACCGGCCGCCGCCGTCGCCTCGCACGCGGGGGTGTTCACCGTGTCCCGAGTGGACGGTGTGCCGTTCCTGATCAACGGCAACGCGGGCAAGGCCCCCGCCGCGGCTCCCGGTGACGGCGGTTTCACCGGCTGGACCCTGCTGCGGCTGGATTCCGAGGTGACCATCCAGACCCGGCCGCACGTGGACTCGCTCGCGCTGACCGCGCCCGCGTCGCTCGGGATCGGCACCAAGGCAGCCGTTTTCGGTACGGTGAACCAGGGTGGACGGGCCATTCCGGTGGCGTACCCGGTGAGCGCCGACTGGAGTGGCGGCACCGGCACCCACGTCGGCAGCGGCCCGGCCGGTGACGCGATCGCCACCTTCGATCCGGCCACCGGGCTGCTCACCGGGCTCCGCCCGGGAACGGCGGAACTGACGCTGGAGGTCAACGGGGTGCGCCGCACGGCGACCATCTCGGTGACCCTGTGAACTGGGGAGTGGTGTGGCCGTCGAACTCGTGCCGATGACCGAGGAGGAGTTCGCGGCCTACCGTGAGCACGTGATCGTGGCCTACGCCGAGGCGAAGGTGAAGGCCGGGAACTGGCCGGCGGAAGGCGCTCAGCAGCGGTCCGTGGAGGAGCACGAGAAGCTGCTGCCCGCCGGGCTGGCGAACTCGGTCAACCACGTCTACACCGCGCGCGACGAGGGCCGGGTGGTCGGCACGCTGTGGTTCGCCGAGCGCGACGAGCACAGCGGGCGGCTGGCGTACCTCTACAACATCGAGGTCGCCACCGCCGAGCGCGGGAAGGGCTACGGCAAGGCGATGATGGCCGCGCTGGAGGACGAGGTGCTGGCGGTGGGGCTGGACGCCATCCGCCTGCACGTCTTCGGTGACAACACCACCGCGCGCTCGCTCTACGCGGGCGCCGGCTACACCGAGACCAACGTGGTGATGAACAAGCGCCTGCGATAACCGCTCGTAAACTGTCGGTGCCGCGTGGCACAGTGCCTGATGTGGGAGAGAGCACATTCGACGGGCCGATGGTCCAAGCCAAGGCGCTGGTGAAGCGCTTCGGCGAGTTCGAGGCCGTCCGGGGGATCGACCTCGAGGTCCGGCGCGGGGAGGCGTTCGGTTTCCTCGGGCCGAACGGCGCGGGCAAGTCCTCCACCATGCGGATGATCGCCAGCGTGTCGCCGCGCTCGGACGGGGAGCTGAAGGTGCTCGGCCTCGACCCCGACGCCGAGGGCCCGCGCATCCGCGCGCGGATCGGCGTGGTGCCGCAGCTGGACAACCTGGACGCCGAGCTGACCGTCCGGCAGAACCTCCAGGTCTACGGCCGGTACTTCGGCCTCTCCCGCGCGCACGTGCGGAAGAAGGCGGTCGAGCTGATGGAGTTCGCGCAGCTGACCGAGAAGGCCGAGGGGGAGGTCGAGGCGCTCTCCGGCGGCATGAAGCGGCGGCTGACCATCGCCCGGTCGCTGGTGAACGATCCCGAACTGCTGCTGCTCGACGAGCCGACCACCGGCCTCGACCCGCAGGCCAGGCACCTGTTGTGGGACCGGCTGTTCCGGCTGAAGTCCGAGGGCGTCACGCTCATCATTACCACCCACTACATGGATGAAGCCGAGCAGCTCTGCGACCGGCTCGTGGTGATGGACGGCGGCCGCATCGCCGCCGAGGGCTCACCCGCCGAACTGATCGCCCGCTTCTCCACCCGCGAGGTCCTGGAGCTGCGGTTCGCGCCGGGGGAGCAGGCGGCCGCGGTGCCCGAGGTCGAGTCGCTGGCCGAGCGGATCGAGGTGCTGCCGGACCGGCTGCTGCTCTACACCGCGGCCGGGGAGGCGGCGCTGGAGCAGGCACACGCGCGGGGCGTGCGGCCGCTGTCCAGCCTGGTCCGCCGCAGCACGCTGGAGGACGTCTTCCTCCGGCTCACCGGCCGGACGCTGGTGGACTGATGGCCACCGTCGTGTCCACCGGCCGCGTCGTCGGCGCCTGGCGGGGTGCCGCGCTGCGGGTCGAGGGTTACTGGACCTGGTACCGCCGGTACTGGCGGTCCAACCTGTACTCCACCGGGTTGCAGCCGGTGTTCTTCCTGGCCGCGATGGGGCTGGGCTTCGGCTCGCAGGTGCAGCCGGGCGCGGCCACCGGCGGCCTGTCCTACCTGCACTACGTGGCGCCCGCGCTGCTGGTGTCGGCGGCGATGATGCTGGCGGTCGGGGAGTCCACCTATCCCGTGCTGTCCGGGTTCAAGTGGCAGAAGGACTACCTCGCGGCCACCGCCACGCCGATCTCGCCGGGCCAGGTGCTCGGCGGGCACCTGATGTGGGTCACGCTCCGGCTGACCCTGGCCGGGGTGGTCTACGCGCTGATGGCGCTGCTGCTGGGGGCGTGGCTCAATGTGGGCGCGTTGCTGGTCGTGGTGGTCGGCGTGGCCACCGGGCTCGCCTGCGCGGCGCCGGTCTGCGCGTTCGCGGCGAGCACCTACGACGAGACCCGGTTCGCCACGTTGTTCCGGTTCGTGGTGATGCCGATGACCCTGTTCGCCGGCACCTTCTTCCCGATCTCGGAGATCCCGCTGGCGCTGCGGTGGCTGGCGTGGATCTCCCCGCTGTGGCACGGCACCGAGCTGGCGCGCGGGGTCACCCTCGGCACGCTGGACCTGTTGCCGGGGCTCGGGCACGCGGCCTTCCTGATCGTGTTGTTCGGCGCCGGGTTCGCCAGTGCGCGGCACTACTTCTACAAGCGGCTGGTGGTGTGACCGTGGTCGTCCAGGAAGCTCCGCCCTCGCGCGGGTTGTTGTTGCGGGTGCTGCCGCCGTCGATGTACGCGGGCCGGGCGCGGTTCCTGCTCGAACGGTCGGCGCTGGTCTATTCGCGGCACTGGCTGGTGTTCGTCTCGGGGGCGCTGGAGCCGCTGTTCTACCTGCTGGCGTTCCAGATCGGCTTCGGCAGCCTGGTCGGCGAGGTGGTCGGGCCGGGTGGGCAGGCGATGAGCTACGTGGCGTTCGTGGCGCCGGGCCTGCTCGCCGCGTCCGCGATGAACGGCGCGGTCTTCGACTCGACGTACAACGTGTTCTTCCGCTTCCGGTACGGGAAGCTGTACGACGCCATGCTGGCCACGCCGATCGGGCCGCTGGACATCGCGCTCGGGGAGATCGGCTTCGCCGTGGTGCGGGGCGCGCTCTACTCGACGGCGTTCGTCGCGGTGATGGGGGCGATAGGCCTGCTCACCTCGCCGTGGGCGGTGCTGCTGCTGCCCGCGGCGGTGCTGGTCTCGTTCGCCTTCGCCGCGGTGGGCATGGCGTGCGCGACGTTCCTGCGGTCCACCAGCCAGTTCGACTACATCCAGCTGGTGCTGATGCCGATGTTCCTGTTCTCCACCACGTTCTACCCGCTGGGCGTGTACCCGGAGGCGCTGCAGTGGGTGGTCAAGTGCTTCCCGCTGTACCACGGCATCGAACTCATGCGCGGCCTGGCGACGGGCTTCCTGGACTGGTCGGTGCTCGGGCACCTGGCGTACCTGCTGGTGATGACCACCTGCGGCATCCTGCTGGCGGCGAGGCGCCTGCACAAACTCCTGCTCAGCTGACCGAGCGGCACCCACTTCACGCCTTCCCGCCAGGGGCAGGCTCTCGGCGCTGCCCGCCCACTTTTTCGGCGGCCGAACGCGGCAGCCCTGGCGCCCCCCCGAACCTGGTCGACGATTTCGTAACCGCGCCGCCAGCCCCTCGCTTCCCTGTCACGAATGTGGCTTTCGAGACCTCTGGCGTCTCGAAAGCCACATTCGTGACAGGACGGGCGTGCGTCAGCGGGTGACGGCGCTGTAGGCGTTGACCAGCCCGTGCCCGTAGAAGCCGTTGAAAGCGCCGTACCCCGCGCAGAAGGCGTCCTGTGTGCCGTCGCCGGTGAGGTCGTAGTCGGCCGGGCAGCTCATCGGGGTCGCCTGCTTCTGCAACGTCCGCCGCAGCGCGGCCGGGCCCCAGCCCGGGTGCTCCGACGCCAGCAGCGCGGCCACCCCGGTCACGTGCGGCGCCGCCATCGAGGTGCCGCACAGCGGCGCGTACCCACCCGGCACGGTCGACAGCACGCATTCGCCCGTCTCCCCGCCCGGCGCGGTCAGGTCGATCACGCCCAGCCCGTACGAGCTGTACCCCGCCTTCACCCCGGTCGCGCTCACCGAGGACACCGCCACCACGTCCCGCAGCCCGGCCGGGAGCGCCTCGCAGCCACCGCGGCCCGCCTTCCCGCTCCGGGGCGACGGCACCAGGTTGACCGCCTCGTTCGTCGCCGCCGCGACGTTCAGCGTGCCCCGGCTCTCGGCGTACTCGACCGTGCGGGCCAGCGCCTCCTGCAGCACCCGGTCCCCGGCCACGCACGAAAGCGCCCACGGGTTCACGAAGAAACTGCTGTTCGTCACGGCCATGCCGTGGTCGGCCGCCCAGATCAGCCCGCACACCGCGGCCTCCGGATCGACGTACCCGCGGTCGTCGATCACCTTGATCGAGGCGATCCGCACCCCCGGCGCGACGCCGGTGGTGCCGCGCCCGTCGTCCGCCGCGGCGATCGTGCCCGCGACGTGCGTGCCGTGCGTGGAAGTGGTCGGGCGCCACGCCCGTTCGCTGGTGTCCGGCGCGCCGGACAGGCAACTCGCCGACTGGTCGGCGGCCACCGCGCCGGCCAGTTCGGGGTGCGCCGCGTCGATGCCGCTGTCGAGCACGCCGACCACCACCCGCGAGCTGCCGGGCTGGACGCGGTTCGCCCGGTCGGCGCCGATGGCCCGCATGTCCCACTGCTCCGCGGTGCGGTCGGCACGCGGGACCGCGTCCGGATCGGTCGCTGTCACCTTGGCCCTGGTCTCGGTGGACCGCGGTGCCTTCTTCGCGTTCTTCGCCCGTTCGCCCTGCGCGCTGAACGCGCGGCCGGGCCCGAGCCGCTCGGCGAACCCCGGGTCGGCCGAGGTGGCCACGCCGATGCCGACCTGCGGGTAGAAGGCCGTGCCGCGCCCGCAGGCGCCCTCGACCTCGGCCACCGCCTGCTCGGCGGTGGTCCCCCGGTCGAACAGCACGACGTAGCGCAGGGTGCGGGCACCGGGGGCGCAGTCCGGTTCGGCCGCGCCGGCGGGCACCGGCAGCAGGCCCTGGCCGGTCAGCACCAGCAGCGCGCTCGCGAGGACCGTGCTCGCACGCAGCCGCACGGGTACCTCCATCTCGGCGAAGAAACGGTGGGCTGAGCGGGTCCCCCGACCCCCGAGCCCGCACGGTAGCCACCGGCCGGGGCCTGGACAAGCGGTCCGCCGAAGTTCGCCCGGGTGGCTGGCGGAAAAGTGGTAGTGGCGGTTTTCACACTACCTGGCGTGTCGCCGGTCCCGCTGCTCGTCAGGCAGCTGTAACCCGATGAGCCGGTACCGAGTACGCGGTATCCGCCCCGGTGTGTGGGATACTCGGGGCGGCCGCTGGGCCGGAGTCGCCGCGCGTCGCGCGGAGGCCCCGGCGTGGTGGCCCGGTGACCTGCTGAACGAGCCATGTCGTCGCCGCCTCCACCGGCGGCTAGACGACCTGAACCAGGGGGCGTTGACCCCCGAGCCCAGCCGGCGCGTCGCCGAGCAGACTGCCGAGGACGGGCAGCCGGGCGGGTTCCGGCGCCGTCGGAGACAGCAAGGATTCCCGCCGTCGGTGCCCACCACGGCGGAACAGCACAGGAAGGGGCCCCTGCGCGGCCGCGTCCTTCCAGCCGTTCGAGGCTGGCAGACGCGCCCGGGGGCGGAGGAGATATATGTCGAACGCGGACACACCCGCCGAGAACACCGGCGGGAATCCCGCCACACCTGCAACCGCATCGGAGAACGGCCCGCTGGCCGACCTGCCCGCCCGGATCCGGGTGCACGCGCTGGCCAAGCTGCTCGGGTCGAGCAGCCGTGAAGTGCTCAAGCAGCTCGTCGAGCTGGGCGTGAGCGCGCGCAGTGCCCAGTCGAGCGTGCCGAAGGAGGTCGCGCTGCAGGTCGCCGAGGCACTCGGCGTCACCAGCGAGGACGTGGACCCCGGGGCCGCCGAAGCCCCGGCTCCCGCCGTCGAGGCCCCCGCTGCCATAGCGCCGACCCCGGCTGCCGAGGCAGCTCCCGCGCCGGAGCCTGACTCCGCGCCGAAGGCCGGCGCCGTGCGGAAGGCCGATCCCGAAC
Proteins encoded:
- a CDS encoding sialate:H+ symport family MFS transporter gives rise to the protein MAVARAQRRAFFAAWLGYLLDGFDFILITLVLTEIAAEFGLSLPQAATLVSAAFVSRWLGGLVLGAIADRYGRKPAMILAILAFSVGSGLCGFAWDYWSLFAFRAVVGIGMAGEYGSSATYVLETWPKHMRNRATGFLLSAYPVGTVLAALSYELIVPAAGWRWLFYAGLVPIALTLYLRRSLPEAPEWAADGGGSSVLFAPGRRLVNALLALVLTTALVLVFSRTATGWPLLVLVVLGLVALTVQLAGRRWPVVLALIATVFCAFLYSWPIQSLLPTYLKTGLGYHPSAVATALTWAGLGYAAGSCLAGMLGDRLGTRRAYVLGLFASLAFVFPVFALPAGNVVLLWVLLFGMQATSQGISGLLPKYIADHFPTRVRAAGLGFTYNVGALGGAVAPLAGAAIAERAGLGNALTLLAVTLTLVVAALVGFNIPARLERYEWGITCNQRK
- a CDS encoding FadR/GntR family transcriptional regulator — protein: MSANQRALRESVKRLIVERGLPPGALLPTEVELMRELDVGRNPLREAMKALEAQGIVDIRHGYGTYVGGVSLSGLEAGLAFRGALSVRGDLTAIRELLEVREVLEAGLSGRVLAAGDAVDLGVLESAVQTMEDRARDGEYAPEADWLFHETLYRPLGNDLVLELLRVFWRVFRSLDDDLPRGAEETPALVASWHRDILEALRARDEGALHTAVEAHFRGIRARVSGSVARFG
- a CDS encoding phosphodiester glycosidase family protein yields the protein MLAGLLAMPPVVAAADPLAAPLGPVPVEAAPSASSAGEPAVRAAAAVPDDGLVTDSATSEVAPGLSLTEFDRFDPLGWIRGDTLEVDLATGSLRPAYLNPGSVAARAPLSEQLAAAGAVAGVNGDFFDINATGAPLGVGIGDGQLHTAPAKGHNLTAAITAEGKARLASVFLDATITLPGGPVAATNFNGAVLPSNGIGVYTPLWGSASRKTSVAGAAKVLEVEVRDGVVSQLRPQPVDGPIAAGSTLLLARDAGVDALAGLAVGDPVSVAYAPRSDAGELAVAVGGNKVLLADGQLQPVDAAVMHPRTAVGFSADGSRMWLSTVDGRQADSRGMTELELARHMQSLGADDAINLDGGGSSTLLAREQGDVAASVRNSPSDGGERTVPNGLGFATAPGSGKLTGFAPHPEKETENADRVLPGLSRRLVAGAHDESGAAVPVKPIWRSARGVVRDGVFVATPGERATVEVEASYRGTRGSTELTVLGEPVRLGTSTEQVALSGTGVSGSFQVYGYDADGYGTWLEPADVQLEFDPAVVKVEPSGDRFAVTALVPAGATVVTAKAAGLVTHFVISVGSEAQALSPLDGPAGWTASVHPAVVGAALSEAPGRDGGRGLALDYRLTGTTATRAAYVNASTPYSLPAGTQKVGIWVNGDGKGAWLRAELRDASNVASIVDLTLAVDWTGWRYVEGSLPAGLPSGQRLTRFYAVENVPDQQYEGRLVFDDLTLKVAPSAEVPGDPVERDPAVLTDGSLGDGGLKVAVVSDAQFTADAPTGPLVAQARRTLREAVAAKPDVVVINGDFVDRGLAADFDLAHQIITEELDGRVPWYYVPGNHEADGGKGLTEFQAEFGAPQRVVDLNGVRMVLLDSSRGSLRAGGFDQVRMLREALDGAEADGAVRGVVVAMHHPTRDPSPTGNSQLADGKEADLLRTWLTAFEERSGKPAAAVASHAGVFTVSRVDGVPFLINGNAGKAPAAAPGDGGFTGWTLLRLDSEVTIQTRPHVDSLALTAPASLGIGTKAAVFGTVNQGGRAIPVAYPVSADWSGGTGTHVGSGPAGDAIATFDPATGLLTGLRPGTAELTLEVNGVRRTATISVTL
- a CDS encoding GNAT family N-acetyltransferase gives rise to the protein MAVELVPMTEEEFAAYREHVIVAYAEAKVKAGNWPAEGAQQRSVEEHEKLLPAGLANSVNHVYTARDEGRVVGTLWFAERDEHSGRLAYLYNIEVATAERGKGYGKAMMAALEDEVLAVGLDAIRLHVFGDNTTARSLYAGAGYTETNVVMNKRLR
- a CDS encoding ABC transporter ATP-binding protein, translating into MVQAKALVKRFGEFEAVRGIDLEVRRGEAFGFLGPNGAGKSSTMRMIASVSPRSDGELKVLGLDPDAEGPRIRARIGVVPQLDNLDAELTVRQNLQVYGRYFGLSRAHVRKKAVELMEFAQLTEKAEGEVEALSGGMKRRLTIARSLVNDPELLLLDEPTTGLDPQARHLLWDRLFRLKSEGVTLIITTHYMDEAEQLCDRLVVMDGGRIAAEGSPAELIARFSTREVLELRFAPGEQAAAVPEVESLAERIEVLPDRLLLYTAAGEAALEQAHARGVRPLSSLVRRSTLEDVFLRLTGRTLVD
- a CDS encoding ABC transporter permease; translated protein: MATVVSTGRVVGAWRGAALRVEGYWTWYRRYWRSNLYSTGLQPVFFLAAMGLGFGSQVQPGAATGGLSYLHYVAPALLVSAAMMLAVGESTYPVLSGFKWQKDYLAATATPISPGQVLGGHLMWVTLRLTLAGVVYALMALLLGAWLNVGALLVVVVGVATGLACAAPVCAFAASTYDETRFATLFRFVVMPMTLFAGTFFPISEIPLALRWLAWISPLWHGTELARGVTLGTLDLLPGLGHAAFLIVLFGAGFASARHYFYKRLVV
- a CDS encoding ABC transporter permease; protein product: MYAGRARFLLERSALVYSRHWLVFVSGALEPLFYLLAFQIGFGSLVGEVVGPGGQAMSYVAFVAPGLLAASAMNGAVFDSTYNVFFRFRYGKLYDAMLATPIGPLDIALGEIGFAVVRGALYSTAFVAVMGAIGLLTSPWAVLLLPAAVLVSFAFAAVGMACATFLRSTSQFDYIQLVLMPMFLFSTTFYPLGVYPEALQWVVKCFPLYHGIELMRGLATGFLDWSVLGHLAYLLVMTTCGILLAARRLHKLLLS
- a CDS encoding S8 family serine peptidase; translation: MEVPVRLRASTVLASALLVLTGQGLLPVPAGAAEPDCAPGARTLRYVVLFDRGTTAEQAVAEVEGACGRGTAFYPQVGIGVATSADPGFAERLGPGRAFSAQGERAKNAKKAPRSTETRAKVTATDPDAVPRADRTAEQWDMRAIGADRANRVQPGSSRVVVGVLDSGIDAAHPELAGAVAADQSASCLSGAPDTSERAWRPTTSTHGTHVAGTIAAADDGRGTTGVAPGVRIASIKVIDDRGYVDPEAAVCGLIWAADHGMAVTNSSFFVNPWALSCVAGDRVLQEALARTVEYAESRGTLNVAAATNEAVNLVPSPRSGKAGRGGCEALPAGLRDVVAVSSVSATGVKAGYSSYGLGVIDLTAPGGETGECVLSTVPGGYAPLCGTSMAAPHVTGVAALLASEHPGWGPAALRRTLQKQATPMSCPADYDLTGDGTQDAFCAGYGAFNGFYGHGLVNAYSAVTR